Below is a genomic region from Citrobacter telavivensis.
GAAATATTTACTCATTTTCTTACTGGTGTTGGCGATATTTGTTATCTCGGTAACATTGGGTGCGCAGAACGATCAACAGGTGACGTTTAATTATCTGTTGGCCCAGGGCGAGTATCGTATCTCAACCTTGCTGGCCGTTTTGTTCGCTGCAGGTTTCGCCATTGGTTGGTTGATCTGCGGTCTTTTCTGGCTGCGGGTTCGTGTTTCTCTGGTGCGTGCTGAACGTAAAATTAAACGACTGGAAAACCAGCTCTCGCCTGCGACCGACGTTGTGGTGACGCCTGGTACGTCGGTCGCGAAGGAATAACCGTTTATGCTGGAGTTGTTGTTTCTGCTTTTACCTGTTGCTGCCGCCTATGGCTGGTATATGGGTCGCAGAAGTGCGCAACAAACAAAACAGGATGAAGCTAACCGCCTTTCCCGCGATTACGTCGCGGGCGTTAACTTCCTCCTGAGCAACCAACAAGATAAAGCGGTGGATCTGTTCCTCGATATGTTGAAAGAGGATACCGGCACCGTTGAGGCTCATCTCACCCTCGGAAACCTGTTTCGTTCTCGCGGCGAAGTTGACCGCGCCATCCGTATTCACCAAACCCTCATGGAAAGCGCCTCGCTGACCTATGAACAGCGACTGCTGGCGGTTCAGCAGTTAGGCCGTGATTACATGGCCGCCGGTTTGTATGACCGGGCGGAGGATATGTTCAATCAGCTTACCGATGAAACTGATTTTCGCGTAGGCGCGTTGCAGCAACTGTTGCAGATCTATCAGGCGACCAGCGACTGGCAGAAGGCCATTGAGGTTGCCGAAAGACTGGTCAAACTGGGCAAAGACAAGCAGCGTATCGAAATCGCCCATTTTTACTGTGAACTGGCGCTGCAGCAGATGGGGAGCGACGACATGGATCGCGCCATGACGCTGCTGAAAAAAGGGGCCGCGGCGGATAAAAATAGCGCCAGGGTCTCTATCATGATGGGCCGTGTCTGGATGGCGAAGGGCGATTATGCGAAGGCTGTTGAATGTCTCCAGCGGGTGATTTCCCAGGATAAAGAACTGGTTAGCGAAACGCTGGAAATGCTCCAGACCTGCTACCAACAGTTAGGCAAAAATGATGAATGGGCAGAATTCCTGCGCCGCGCGGTAGAAGAGAATACCGGCGCTGCCGCAGAACTGATGCTGGCCGATATTCTTGAGGATCGCGAAGGGACGGAGACTGCACAGGTCTATATCACCCGCCAGCTCCAGCGCCATCCGACGATGCGTGTTTTCCATAAGCTGATGGATTATCACCTTAACGAAGCCGAAGAGGGCCGTGCGAAAGAGAGTCTGATGGTGCTGCGTGATATGGTGGGCGAACAGGTGCGCAGCAAACCACGCTACCGCTGCTCTAAATGCGGTTTCACCGCCTATACGCTGTACTGGCATTGTCCTTCCTGTCGCGCCTGGTCAACGATTAAGCCAATTCGCGGACTTGATGGACTGTAATTTTTAAAAAGATCGTTATTTAGTTACAACATACTAATGGTTTTATTCACAACCTCACTCTGGCATTTGTGCCACATCGCCTGGCAGAGGTGTAATCGCGTCTGTTATTTTTTGCGCCTGACAGGTAGAATGCACGCCGTTTACCCATTTGCCCCTTAGCAAGAAGGCCTGGTTATGACGTTAACTGCTTCATCTTCTCCCCGTGCTGCTACCGATTCTCCTGTCGTTGTTGCTCTCGATTATAATAACCGCGATGACGCTCTGGCGTTTGTTGACCGAATTGACCCGCGCGATTGCCGTCTGAAAGTTGGCAAAGAGATGTTCACGCTGTTCGGACCTCAGCTGGTTCGCGATCTCCAGCAACGTGGCTTTGATATTTTTTTGGATCTGAAATTCCATGATATCCCGAATACCGCAGCCCACGCGGTAGCTGCCGCCGCGGATCTTGGCGTCTGGATGGTCAATGTCCATGCGTCGGGCGGGGCGAGAATGATGACCGCAGCTCGTGAAGCTCTGCTGCCGTTTGGTAAGGATGCGCCGCTATTAATCGCGGTCACTGTGTTGACCAGCATGGAAGCCAGCGACTTAGCCGATATTGGTGTGACACTGTCACCTGCTGAGCATGCCGAGAGACTGGCGGCATTAACGCAAAAATGTGGTCTGGATGGCGTGGTCTGCTCAGCCCAGGAAGCGGTACGCTTTAAGCAGGCGTTTGGTCGTGATTTTAAACTGGTCACCCCGGGTATTCGCCCGCAGGGCAGTGCTGCCGGCGATCAGCGGCGGATTATGACCCCTGAGCAGGCGCTGAAGGCGGGAGTGGATTATATGGTCATCGGGCGTCCGGTGACGCAGTCTGACGATCCGGCGCAGACGCTGAAGGCAATAAACGCGTCACTGAGGCGGGAGGCGTAATGAGCAATTCGAACAGTCGTCTGGTTTATTCGACTGAAAGCGGGCGGATTGATGAACCCAAGGCCGCACCTGAACGTCCGAAAGGCGATGGAATTGTCCGTATCCAGCGTCAGACCAGCGGTCGTAAAGGGAAGGGCGTCTGCCTGATTACCGGCGTTGATCTGGATGACGGCGAACTCAACAAACTGGCTGCAGAGCTGAAGAAAAAATGTGGCTGCGGCGGAGCAGTAAAAGACGGCGTAATTGAAATTCAGGGTGACAAGCGTGATTTAATTAAGTCGTTGCTGGAAGCCAAAGGCCTGAAAGTGAAACTGGCGGGCGGTTGATGAAAAAGCCACGATATAAATATCGTGGCTTTAATTTCTACTGCTAAATAAATTGTGTAGTGCAGACCAGAAAAAAATAATCGTATTATTATATCGAGCCGGACAACCGTAGATTATTTACGATTATTTACCTACCTGATGGCCGATAATACCACCGACAGCGGCACCACCCAGCGTACCCAGCGTGCTGCCATCTGTTAAGACTGCACCACCTAATGCACCTGCACCCGCACCAATGGCGGTGTTACGGTCACGTTTAGACCAGTTAGAACAGGCGCTCAGAGACATTGCCAGGGCAATCGCCAGCACAGCGGCGGTCATTTTTTTGCTCGTTACAAACATAATACTTTCTCCTGAATTAACGATTCACGGAAGTAAGCTCTCTTTAACTATAGTTAAAATATCTGTCATTAAAGAGAGCATCCGTGAAACCTTATTGCGCAGGGTAATATCACGCAGGTGATAGTCACTTCCTGTTATATCGCTACTATTAATTTTACGACTTTCGCCTGTGAACAACAGGTAAATAGTCTTAATTCAGGAGTCAGAATAGTCTCAGAGCGCAAATGATCTGCACAGCGCAAATCATTTGCGAATATTTTACTCAGCGTCGACGATATTAACGGTCAGGCCACGCTGTTCCATCAACTTACGGTCGCTGGCGCTGATTCTGGCATCGGTGATCACGCGGCTAAACCGCTCAATAGGGCCCAGCGTGTACGGATGGACCGCGCCAAATTTAGAACTGTCGGTCAGAACAATGGCTTCCGAACCTTTCTCCAGCACAGCATTGACCACATCAGCCCGCATCATGTCGCGACCCGTGAAGCCCGTTTCGGTTTGCCAGCCATCAATGCCAATAAACGCCTTACTGAAATGAACCTGCTGGATGAACTGACGGGTAAGTGGTCCCACCATGCTTTCGCTTTTTTTCTGATAAATACCGCCGAGCAGGATCACTTCACAGGGAGTCGCTTTCAACAGATGTGCAATGTAACTACTGACCGTGATGATGGTGACGTCTTTCTGTTCCGCCAGCGTTCTTGCCAACAGGGCATTGCTGCTGCCATTTTCAATGAACACCGACTCGCCAGGGTTAACCAGCGATGCCGCGAATTCCGCGAGCTGACGCTTCAGGGTGTAGTTGGTCATCATCCGGGTTTCCACGTCTTCGCTATCCAGCGAAACGGCGAAACCGTGCGCACGGCGTAGAAAGCTCTGCTTCTCCAGGGTGTTCAGATCCTGTCGGATGGTGACTTCGGAAACGCCAGTGATTTTGGCCAGTTCAGAGACGCTCATCTGACCTTTATCAATGACCATTTGCAAAATTTTTTGTTGTCGGGAGTTCATAGCTCTAATTTTTATAGCGGTAATCATACCGCGAAGATTAAACACATGCGGCGGTGCCACATCCAGGCGGCACACGGCCGCAAACCGTGCGCGAAAAAATCAGATCTCCCACGGGGCCCGGGGTTTCTTCGTCAATGATACGGCCTCATCCTGTACCTTACTCAACAATTCCGCCTTCAGAATTTCGAGATTATGGATGGCGGAGTGGACATCACCGGCCACCAGGATATCAAGCACGGTATCAATACGCTCGGCAACCCGCTTAGCATCGATATCAGACATGGGGGGATCCTTTGTCAAATAATGAGAGAAGTTAATGATGCAAAAAATGACGGCAAAAGAGAAGGGAAAATTCGGCCTCGCCAGAACCTTTAGGGAATATCATATGTTCTGCGAATACATACAGATATGTAGAAGGCAAAAAGCGAAACTTTCCGTTTCGCTCAGGCGATCATTTTGCCGGCTTAACGCTTTTTCTTATTGAGATAACGTTTGTACCAGCGCTCAAACACGGTGGCAGGCATTGGTTTGGCAAATAAAAAGCCCTGTCGCTCATTAACGCCGTTTTTCGTCAAAAAAGCATCCTCTTTGGCGCTCTCCACGCCTTCGGCAATCACCTGTAGATTCAACGCCTGCGCCACGGCGACAATCGCACGGACCATCGACTGCGATACCGATTTCTTGTGAATGTCGCGAACAAAAATCTGATCCAGCTTGATGGCATCAATCGGAAAACGCGTCAGCTGCGAAAGCGAGGAATAGCCGGTGCCAAAGTCATCCAGATGCACCTGGGCACCGAGCTGGCTAAACTGCTGAATGACGGACAGCGCAAGCGCTTCGTTTTCAATCAGGCAGCTCTCCGTCAGTTCGACATCGATAGGACAATATTCAAAATTGAGCTCGTGCAACACTCGCTTCAGATCGGTGAATATCGTCTGGTCGGCCAGTTGGCGGGCAGAAATGTTAACCGCCACGCGCAGGTTGATGCCTTTATCACGCCATTTCGCGACCTGGCGCACAACGTCGAGGATCACCCAGCGGCCGAGTGGCACAATCAGCCCGGACTCCTCGGCGTAAGAGATGAACTCCAGCGGAGGGATTAGCCCGCGTTCAGGGGACTGCCAGCGCACCAGCGCCTCAAGGCTGCGGACTTCGCCTCGCCAGGTCACTTTCGGCTGATAGTGAATCAGCAACTGATCGTTTTCCAGCGCTTTACGCAGGTTAGTGTCCAGCCACAGGTATTCGAATACCCGCTCGTTCATCTCCGGCGAGAAGACGCAGAACTGGCCGCGTCCGCCTTCTTTTACGGTGTACATCGCGGTATCGGCATTGCGGATCAGGTCGCCGCTGCTCTCACCGTGCTGAGGCGCCAACGCGATACCGACAGAACAGCCCGTATAGACTTCTATCAGGCCGATACGGAAGGGCTGGCGCAATCGGGTGAGGATCCGCGAGGCGACCGCCTCAAGCGAGCTCTGGGATGTCTGGCTGGCCAGTACAATAAACTCATCACCGCCGAGGCGGGCCAGCACTTGATTTTCATCCAGACAACTCAGAAGCGCTAATGACACCGCCTGTAAAAGCTGATCACCAAACATGTGACCATAGGCATCGTTCACCTTTTTGAAATTATCCAGGTCGAGATAGACAATGCCCACCTGGCTGTCTCCAACCGCCTGATCGATGGCGTCATTGATCAGCTCATGAATAGCATTGCGGTTTGGCAAACCGGTAATCGTGTCGGTATTCGCCAGCACGCGTAATCGTTCCTGCGCGCGCCGTTCTTCCGTAATGTCAGTGCCGGAGCAGATCAGATAGATTTCATTCTTCCCGCTGCCGCTGTGGACAAATTTGTTGCGAAACAGAAACAGCCGCTGGCCCTTGCGGGTCTGTACCCAGAGTTCAACTTCATACGAATTGCCGTTGCGAAAGAAGCCGCTGATGTTGCGACGAGAGGCGGCGGCCTCCCGACGACTCATAAAGAGTTTGAAGACGCTCTGCCCAATCACTTCTTGCTCTTTTAGCCCGGTGTACTCTTCACACAGGCGGTTGAAGCGCTGAATGTTGCCCCGGCTGTCGAGGATCACAATGGCAGAGTTGGCTTCAGACACTACCTGTTCAGCAAACGACAGCCCTTTGACCAGATCGCGCGCCACGGAAGGGGTATCGTGCCAGGCCGATGCGCTGCCCGCCCATTCATGCTTGCTGATTTTACGGCCCACCAGATGCACCGGGATATCGTTGTTGTCAAAGGGGAGCGTCATCATCAGGCTGGATGTGATAACGGTCATTTCGCGGATCCGTTCGGCTTGCTCGGGCGCAAGTTCAACGCTTTCCGTACGGTCGGTCGCTTCGGTGACGGACAAATGCAGGGTGTTGGAATCTTCTGACAAACGCCAGTAAGGCGTGTGAGTGCCCATATAGCTATACAACGTTGCGGACTCCAGAATGTCTTTCATAATGAACACCCTCCCGTTTAAAGCGCGAACAACCCTCAATGGAAGGGGCAGCTACCGTTCAGTTAAACTCATGATGGCTGAACATCTTGTTTTGTTTATGTATTTATTTGTAATTCAGATCCGGGAAAAAGCATAGGCGCGGTTGAAAATATATCCGGCTGACAGTCAGAGTGTAGTGAGAGAATAGGGATTTGGGGGAAAAGAAACGGCCTTTCCTGAAAAGAAAAAGGCCGTTACAGAGCCGGTTATCAGGCGGCTGGACGGGCGATGAGGCTACGGGTTTCCATCCGCACTTCGGCGATGGTGACATCAATCACATCGGTCACTTTGTAGACGGTTTCGCCTTTGATCTGGATGGTGCCGTTTTCCTGGCTGCACACCAGTTCGTCACGCACCGCGTGCAGGAATGGCGCGGGGATAAAAGCAACCGCGCCGTTATCCACCAGGCGGACACGCATCCCGCCACGGCTGACATCGATGATCTCCGCCGCGAAGCGGGTATCCGTACCGGCCTTATCGCTGAGGAAACGGGCATACAACCAGTCACCAACATCGCGTTCCGCCATACGGTTCAGGCGACGGCGTTCTGCCATCTGTACGGTTACCTCTTCCTGCGGACGGCTAATACTTTCACCTTTGATGACTGCTTTAAGCAGGCGATGGTTGATCATATCGCCATACTTACGAATCGGTGAAGTCCAGGTGGCGTAAGCCTCCAGACCCAGCCCGAAGTGCGGCCCCGGCTCGGTGCTGATTTCCGCAAAGGACTGGAAGCGACGAATACGGCTGTCGAGGAAACCCGACGGTTGCGCATCCAGTTCACGACGCAGTTTGCAGAAGCCTTCGAGGGTCAATACCTCTTCGGCGTCCACATGCATCCCGTGGGATTGCAGCAGCGCCGCCAGCGCATCAGCATTGGCCGGATCAAAGCCCAAGTGAACGTTGTAAATGCCAAAGCCGAGTTTGTCGCGTAGCACGCGTGCGGCGCAGATGTTGGCGGCAATCATTGACTCTTCGACAATCCGGTTCGCGATACGGCGCGGTTCCGCGACGATATCGAGCACTTCGCCTTTGTCGCCGAGAATGAAGCGGTAGTCAGGGCGATCTTTAAACACCAGCGCATGGTGATGGCGCCACTCGCCGCGGTTCAGGCAGATACGTTGCAGCAGGCGAATCTGCTGTGCGATTTCTTCGCGCTCAGGCTGCCAGCTACCGCTATTTTCCAGCCAGTCAGAGACGTTGTCGTAAGCCAGTTTTGCTTTCGACTCAATCGTGGCGGCGAAGAACGTGATGTCATCTTCAATGGCGCCATCCGCGGCAATGGTCATGCGACAGGCGAGCACCGGGCGCACTTCATTGGCGCGCAGCGAGCAGAGATCGTCAGACAGTTCGCGCGGCAGCATTGGAATGTTGAAGCCCGGCAAATAGTTGGTGAACGCACGGATTTTCGCGGCGTTATCCAGCTTGCTGCCTTCGGCTATCCAGGCGGTAGGATCGGCAATCGCCACGGTCAGCTGTAGCTTGCCGTCGGTCAGTTCTTCGGCATACAGCGCATCGTCCATATCTTCAGTGCTGGCACTGTCGATGGTGACAAAATTCAGCGCGGTAAGATCCTGGCGTTCCAGACCTTCATCCAGCATTTCCGTCGCCACGCCGTCTGGCGCTTCTTTTTCAAGATTGTGACGTGCCAGGGTGACCCACCACGGTACGAAGTGGTCGTCAGCGAAAGTGATGAACTGGGTTAATTCGGCGTAGAAGGTGCGGTCGCCTTTGAGTGGATGACGGCGCATTTCAGCAACGGCCCAGTCACCCTCTTTAAATTCATGTTCCACACCGCGCGCGGCGCGGCAGGGGATAGCGTCTTTTAACAGCGGATGATCCGGCACGATGGACAGGCGATCGTTCTTACCCTGCACTTTACCGACAAAACGGGTCAGGAACGGCTCAACCAGTTCTTCCGGCTCCGCAGATTCACGATCTTTTTCAGTGTGGATGACGGCGATGATTCGGTCGCCATGCATCACTTTTTTCATCTGCGGCGGTGGGATGAAATAACTTTTTTGCGCATCGACTTCCAGGAAGCCAAAGCCCTTTTCCGTGGCTTTTACCACCCCTTCGGCACGTGGCGTCTGGGAATGCAGTTGCTGTTTAAGCTGCGCTAGCAGCGGGTTGTCCTGAAACATATTTGTCTATTTTCGTGGCCATAAGAGCGGCTGACAGTTTTACGCGAAAGTACCTGATGCGGCAAGTGCTCTTTATGGCAATGAGGGGGTTAACGCGTCTCGCCCAGCGCGATTTTCAGACGATTTATCCATCCGCACAAACCCGACCAGGCCAACAGATTGATTGCCTGTTCGACGGACGTACAGTACTCGCTGAGCGGGGTGAACTGTGCGGCACTGAAACGATCGGGCGCGCGCGTCAGCCATTGTATCGCCTGGAACAACGGGCGCTCAAGCGGCTGTTGCCGTTCCCGCCGCTCAATCTCATGTTCGTTCTGCCGTAGTGATTCGGCGACTTCTGATGCTGTCGCATGTTGGTTAAAGCAGCTTGCACTGCCGTTAATTCGTGACGTCAGCAGCGTGGTGAAACCGTGCGCGGGGGACTCAACAGACAATGTGCTCTTCAGTAAGGAGCCAAGCAGGGCGAGCAGCGTCGGTTGATGAACCAGATTGGGGGCGATGTGTTGAAGGTAGGCGACGGGCTGATAGCGCGACAGACACTCAAGCTGTTCCGCCGTTGCGTAGCGCAGTTCGACCTGCTCGTGCGCCGAATGCCAGGTCGCGTCGGGCTGCAGAAATGGGGCGACATCGGCGAATGACTGCGTGTCCAGGCCCGGCACCCAACGCACCGGTTGTCCAAGCCAGGCCTGAAACGTGGCGATGACGCGTGCCTGAAAACCGATATAGCCGATGATTTGGTTTATCAGCGCGATATCCCAGGCGGAGAGACCCACGTCGCGTAGATGCTGGCGTGCGCGGTTATCAATCACCGAGGGCGAACGGGCAAGCTGGCGCGCGTACTGGGTAATCTGCGCCAGTCGGTGATTACTTTCACGTGACGAATCTGGGCCGGGAAGCGACGTCAGACGGGCCGCATAATGGTTACAGAGTCGCTGCACACCGTACACCTGGGCGACCGTTAACGCGGTACTCATGCGTTCATAAGCGCTAAAGGTATGCAGGCGGTTCAGTAAAACGGTGTCAGGGAACAGTTCGTGAGCCAACTGGCGTGCCGGTTGCAGCCAGGACTGAAAGGGAATAAGCGCGTCTTCGGGGATCACCAAATCCAACAGAAAGCGATCGT
It encodes:
- the yciH gene encoding stress response translation initiation inhibitor YciH: MSNSNSRLVYSTESGRIDEPKAAPERPKGDGIVRIQRQTSGRKGKGVCLITGVDLDDGELNKLAAELKKKCGCGGAVKDGVIEIQGDKRDLIKSLLEAKGLKVKLAGG
- the pdeR gene encoding cyclic di-GMP phosphodiesterase, which translates into the protein MKDILESATLYSYMGTHTPYWRLSEDSNTLHLSVTEATDRTESVELAPEQAERIREMTVITSSLMMTLPFDNNDIPVHLVGRKISKHEWAGSASAWHDTPSVARDLVKGLSFAEQVVSEANSAIVILDSRGNIQRFNRLCEEYTGLKEQEVIGQSVFKLFMSRREAAASRRNISGFFRNGNSYEVELWVQTRKGQRLFLFRNKFVHSGSGKNEIYLICSGTDITEERRAQERLRVLANTDTITGLPNRNAIHELINDAIDQAVGDSQVGIVYLDLDNFKKVNDAYGHMFGDQLLQAVSLALLSCLDENQVLARLGGDEFIVLASQTSQSSLEAVASRILTRLRQPFRIGLIEVYTGCSVGIALAPQHGESSGDLIRNADTAMYTVKEGGRGQFCVFSPEMNERVFEYLWLDTNLRKALENDQLLIHYQPKVTWRGEVRSLEALVRWQSPERGLIPPLEFISYAEESGLIVPLGRWVILDVVRQVAKWRDKGINLRVAVNISARQLADQTIFTDLKRVLHELNFEYCPIDVELTESCLIENEALALSVIQQFSQLGAQVHLDDFGTGYSSLSQLTRFPIDAIKLDQIFVRDIHKKSVSQSMVRAIVAVAQALNLQVIAEGVESAKEDAFLTKNGVNERQGFLFAKPMPATVFERWYKRYLNKKKR
- the osmB gene encoding osmotically-inducible lipoprotein OsmB → MFVTSKKMTAAVLAIALAMSLSACSNWSKRDRNTAIGAGAGALGGAVLTDGSTLGTLGGAAVGGIIGHQVGK
- the lapA gene encoding lipopolysaccharide assembly protein LapA, whose protein sequence is MKYLLIFLLVLAIFVISVTLGAQNDQQVTFNYLLAQGEYRISTLLAVLFAAGFAIGWLICGLFWLRVRVSLVRAERKIKRLENQLSPATDVVVTPGTSVAKE
- a CDS encoding CMD domain-containing protein, with product MEQRRFNGKSHWYHETQSSTGPQDVLPLVPEAAHVDDRFLLDLVIPEDALIPFQSWLQPARQLAHELFPDTVLLNRLHTFSAYERMSTALTVAQVYGVQRLCNHYAARLTSLPGPDSSRESNHRLAQITQYARQLARSPSVIDNRARQHLRDVGLSAWDIALINQIIGYIGFQARVIATFQAWLGQPVRWVPGLDTQSFADVAPFLQPDATWHSAHEQVELRYATAEQLECLSRYQPVAYLQHIAPNLVHQPTLLALLGSLLKSTLSVESPAHGFTTLLTSRINGSASCFNQHATASEVAESLRQNEHEIERRERQQPLERPLFQAIQWLTRAPDRFSAAQFTPLSEYCTSVEQAINLLAWSGLCGWINRLKIALGETR
- the lapB gene encoding lipopolysaccharide assembly protein LapB; amino-acid sequence: MLELLFLLLPVAAAYGWYMGRRSAQQTKQDEANRLSRDYVAGVNFLLSNQQDKAVDLFLDMLKEDTGTVEAHLTLGNLFRSRGEVDRAIRIHQTLMESASLTYEQRLLAVQQLGRDYMAAGLYDRAEDMFNQLTDETDFRVGALQQLLQIYQATSDWQKAIEVAERLVKLGKDKQRIEIAHFYCELALQQMGSDDMDRAMTLLKKGAAADKNSARVSIMMGRVWMAKGDYAKAVECLQRVISQDKELVSETLEMLQTCYQQLGKNDEWAEFLRRAVEENTGAAAELMLADILEDREGTETAQVYITRQLQRHPTMRVFHKLMDYHLNEAEEGRAKESLMVLRDMVGEQVRSKPRYRCSKCGFTAYTLYWHCPSCRAWSTIKPIRGLDGL
- a CDS encoding exoribonuclease II; translation: MFQDNPLLAQLKQQLHSQTPRAEGVVKATEKGFGFLEVDAQKSYFIPPPQMKKVMHGDRIIAVIHTEKDRESAEPEELVEPFLTRFVGKVQGKNDRLSIVPDHPLLKDAIPCRAARGVEHEFKEGDWAVAEMRRHPLKGDRTFYAELTQFITFADDHFVPWWVTLARHNLEKEAPDGVATEMLDEGLERQDLTALNFVTIDSASTEDMDDALYAEELTDGKLQLTVAIADPTAWIAEGSKLDNAAKIRAFTNYLPGFNIPMLPRELSDDLCSLRANEVRPVLACRMTIAADGAIEDDITFFAATIESKAKLAYDNVSDWLENSGSWQPEREEIAQQIRLLQRICLNRGEWRHHHALVFKDRPDYRFILGDKGEVLDIVAEPRRIANRIVEESMIAANICAARVLRDKLGFGIYNVHLGFDPANADALAALLQSHGMHVDAEEVLTLEGFCKLRRELDAQPSGFLDSRIRRFQSFAEISTEPGPHFGLGLEAYATWTSPIRKYGDMINHRLLKAVIKGESISRPQEEVTVQMAERRRLNRMAERDVGDWLYARFLSDKAGTDTRFAAEIIDVSRGGMRVRLVDNGAVAFIPAPFLHAVRDELVCSQENGTIQIKGETVYKVTDVIDVTIAEVRMETRSLIARPAA
- a CDS encoding DeoR family transcriptional regulator, with product MNSRQQKILQMVIDKGQMSVSELAKITGVSEVTIRQDLNTLEKQSFLRRAHGFAVSLDSEDVETRMMTNYTLKRQLAEFAASLVNPGESVFIENGSSNALLARTLAEQKDVTIITVSSYIAHLLKATPCEVILLGGIYQKKSESMVGPLTRQFIQQVHFSKAFIGIDGWQTETGFTGRDMMRADVVNAVLEKGSEAIVLTDSSKFGAVHPYTLGPIERFSRVITDARISASDRKLMEQRGLTVNIVDAE
- the pyrF gene encoding orotidine-5'-phosphate decarboxylase — protein: MTLTASSSPRAATDSPVVVALDYNNRDDALAFVDRIDPRDCRLKVGKEMFTLFGPQLVRDLQQRGFDIFLDLKFHDIPNTAAHAVAAAADLGVWMVNVHASGGARMMTAAREALLPFGKDAPLLIAVTVLTSMEASDLADIGVTLSPAEHAERLAALTQKCGLDGVVCSAQEAVRFKQAFGRDFKLVTPGIRPQGSAAGDQRRIMTPEQALKAGVDYMVIGRPVTQSDDPAQTLKAINASLRREA